In Prinia subflava isolate CZ2003 ecotype Zambia chromosome 8, Cam_Psub_1.2, whole genome shotgun sequence, the genomic window CAGTTCCTCACCCTCAAAGAACCCCTGGATTGCACCATCCAAGCccaggggaaggaagaaaaaataaaaacactcttgaaaacaaatggaaaaatggaacATAATGGGAAGGTTTCCTAAGAGGCAcaacagcagggcaggagaggagccaggaacagggacaggtgTCACCCCTGGGTCTGGTTTTTAGCTTACCTTGGGTTTCTTTTCATCAGCTTCGGTCCCTTCCTTGTCAACACGACCTGACGGATGGAAACACACAATTACACCTCTTGGGACTGCCACAAACTGCAGAGATGACAACTCACAGCTGGGGgatgctcctgtccctgctctcccttaAACTCAACACTGTTCTTAGAAATGCGACAGAGTCACCATTCCTGCAGAAATCCTGCCCCCACTGCACAAACACATTCCTTCTGTGttagcagctgctcctgggttAGTCAGCACTGGGGACCAGACACACCAGGCAGGTTTGTGAGAGCATTTCACCCAGATTTccacccagcccctgcaggatcctccagctcaggacagAAAGTTCCTTCCACCCTCCACACGAGTCTGTGAAACACCCGCTTGTTCTAAGGATTGTACAAACAGAGACTCGAGCTGGAGGGAGCCCCAGTCCAGCAGCACTGTGATCTCATTCAGGGGTTGTTCAGCTGCCCTTGCAAAGCACTTTTATCCCTGGCTGTTGTTAATTCCCATCTCTCTTGacaggctgctctctgcctcccAGCACGGTGCCCCTTCCACCTGGGTCAGTCTAATTAGGAGATTAGAAATGGGGAGGAGATAAAGTTTGTACTACAAGGCACTCATAACAAAGCCCCTTTCCCCCATCTTCAGCTAATtgggaggagaagctgctgatATTCCCCCCAGTGTTGGGAAACTTGTCCTGGGGGATCAGCCCTTTCCTGTGACATGGACAATGCTGTTAATCCAGCTCTGacccatcccagagctgctggatgcACCACCCCTCCCAAATTCAGTTCAACTGCACACTGGAGCAAGGCTGGAGCCAAACAGCCACCAAGCACCTCTGTCTTTGAAGGGAAAAACCATTAAATAATTAAACTTCTCCTACTGGTTCAGAAGctggctggctctgggcagtgcaTCCCCACCCCGCTGTGGTTCCAGGCTCCAGTGCAAGCCatgccagagccctgcagcacacGAGCGAAGCTTCCCACTGCCGACCCCAGAGGGAAGCACAGAAATATGTTATGAGCTTTAGCTCCAGTGGAAAAAGCTCCATCAACAATTTCTTTGTGAGCCCCgagcagcattccctggctAACGGGAGCAGCCAAGCCAGCCTCTGGAATGAGCACCTGGGGGAAAAGGCAGAGCTTCCCCCAGGACGTGCCCTggagagccagagctgaggtACAACACGgtgagacagcagcagtgtcctgctgccctggctgctcatCACAGCTCACAGCACCGCCTGCCTCCAGCCACTGAGCTGGGCCCCTGCGACGTTCCTGAACCCAGGAGAGgtggaaaagaggaaggagaggtCTGAGGGATGCTCGTGCATCTCGTGGTGAGCCCACACCTTTCCCTGAggctgccctcccagcccagcccagccccacacgCTGTTCAGGTGCCTCCAGAcaggcaggcagctcctgctgaaccCCCAAAGCCAgctgggacacccagggacaccccatCCCgagctggggtggcagcagaTGCTTTGGAAGAGCAAGGGACATGCCTGGCagtgggaaaaggggaaaaggtcctgctggctgcagaccgtgcctccagcagcagccacggcGGATAGGGAAGGGGAAAGTACAAGAAACAGGATCAATGTGGGGGCTTTTCCATGGTTAGACCTGCCACCCCTGCCtttttcctgctccctcctcttcAGGAAAGCCAATTCCAAGAGTTATTGGATCAGACATGCAAACCAGATGGCACGAGTCCTGCCGGAACGAGCCGCACACGCCGGGCGAGCGCCGCCACCGCCGCGTCCAGCCCGTCCTCGTCCTCTCTGGGAAGGTGCCAGGTGGGATTTGAGGCACCCACCCAACAGATCCGaggaaatcaaagcaaaaacaGGTGAAAAGAAGCATTAGGGGCACGCCAGCACCATGCAAGGGACGCAGAACCGCAGCGCAAGGGTCTGGCAATCCCGTCCAGGATTAAATGaagagggagggcagggggagcagcagcgCTGCGGGTCTGTCACAGCACAGGTCCAGGCCATGTCCAAGCAGCAGGAGTCGAGGTGGCTGCAAGCTGCAGCCTtgctgggagccagggcagcacaCACCTTTGAGCAGAGGGACGCGGCTGCCCTTGTCCGCAGCCTTCCTCCGCGGCGTCTGCCGGCCCCCCGCATCCTGCGCCTCCTCCAAAGGAGCCTCTTTGTCCTTCACGTCACCTTCCTCCTCAGCAGGCAGTCTGGCTGTTCCCAGCACGGGGCCAGACTCTCCTCCCTCCTTGGCCTCAGCCTCTTTTTGGGATGTGCTTCCAGAAGGTTCTGACAGGCCTGGAGCTCCTTCTCCCCCCGGCAGCCGCCGCGTCTCCTCCTGGTCCTGTCCGGCTCCGTGTGGCTCAGCCTCACCCAGAGGTGCCTCTCCTGGGCTGTCTCTGGGGACACCTCTGGACTTCTCCTCCCCATCACGTTCTTCACGAATCTTCTGGGCTGGACCCGAGCCCTTTTCATGCCCTGGAGAAAGGcgctgctgcccaggggagggcAGGCCCTGTGCGGAGGCCTCATCAACGTCCCGGTCCTCGTCTCTGTCCCGCCCGGAATCTTCTTTTACCGGGGCACACGGGGGTCCCTCCTTGTGGCCaccccctgctcctggcaggccCTCGGTGACAGCCTGGCCCCGCAGCTCGCCCGCCCCGCAGCCCTGGTACATGTCCAGGGGGATGGGGATGGTGACCTCGATCCTGGTGGGAGCCTTGGCGTCCtcccggggcagcggcggccgctggagccccgggccccgctccgGGCCCTGGCTGGAGCTTTGTGCTGCCTCTCCCAGGCGCTCCCCAGGGccgggctggagctgtggggagctcGGCTCGCCTGGAGTTGAAGACGTGGGGTGTGAAGCAGGGGCAAGAAATTAGCACAGGCATGTCAAACATCAGGAAAGGTGAGAGATTCAGGGCTTGACTGGAAAGGGAGAGATAAGAGCAAGCCCCACCCCGCCCCACTGAGCAGACAACTCGCTCCTGCAGTGGCTTCTGCCTTTAAAGAAACTCTGATCCCCACGGAATCAGGAACAGCCACGGATGTGGGAGACCAGattcctgcctggagctggctcGGGGATGGCCGGGTTCACCCTGCACTCCATGAGCTGGTTTAGCTGTAGAGGTTTCCAGAAGCCAAgaacattcccattttcccaaaCACCACCACTGCAATATCAGACTGCTGGTCAGTGcccacctctccctgcccctgcctgagcAAGCCCTGTCCTCCTTCCTGACCTCCCTGACCCTGCTGGCCTCGCCTCCCCTCGGGTGTTCAggcacacccagcactgcctgagaGCTCAAAccacctctgctgtgccctctgaGCATTCCCCgtgcccaggagctggggaagggcccTCCTGTGACAtgccagagcaggggaaggaccgTGGGGAAGAAcgtggctgcagccacagggccACAGCAATTTGGGACCCACTGAGGCTCCTGggagccccagtgctgctgctctgccatcatTTGGGCTGAGGGACATTGGAGCCCCAGAACCCGAGGCCACAGAGACAAAGATATGTCcgtttctcttttcttttttggtgtgtgtgtgtaaaagaGGGGATTCTGTTCTGTCACTGTTCTGTGCATGACAGACCTTCACAATTCCAGGCAACAACTGCTGCATGAAGCCAGATCTTCTAACTGAGCTGGAGCTTTTCTTTGGAAATCCCTTCAGCTGAAGGAAGGATGCCCTGAGCAATGGAGAATTCACCTGGACACGGGTACCTTGCTTTAGAGTCAACCAGCCCAGTAAGAATGTGCCTCTGGTATTATGGATATTATGGACTGGTTCAGCTTCAAGGACTCTTGGGTCTCTCTGAGCACTGATCAGGTAAAGAGCCTGAATCAGCCCTGAGATCATGACTGTGGCTTTGGCAGATGAACAAACAAGACTAAAACAAGCAAAGATGAAGTCAAGACCGGCTTGGTCTTTCCCCAGTGTCCTCCCCATTTTCAGAGAATATCCCAGTTCAGTGAAAGAACCATAGAAAGACCTCGTATGTGACAGCTGAAATATCCCAGGACAAGGCAGAAAGGGCAAAATCTGGTGAGAAACAGCACTAAAACCAGggcagagagaagagagaactTCAATCCCCTCCACTAAAAATCCTGATGTCTTTTTTACAGTGGTGCCACTATTTCATATATAGAAGAGCTGACAGTCCAAAAACCACTGGCCAGGCAAGTAGAGGTTTTATTCTAATTGCAGGGAGCAGAGTGCACAGAATTGTGCTCATCTGTGTGTGGAAAGCAACAACAACCTGAATTCTGCCCTGAGCCGAGAAGGCAAAACCTATTTACTTCTGTAAAAGACATGGATGCCTAAATGCACTAATGGAGCCATGAGGAGGAAAGACACTGCTCAACTGGAGGGATTTGTGATGTTTACTGCACAGGAAACTGCT contains:
- the MAPT gene encoding microtubule-associated protein tau isoform X9; protein product: MMEDHAPGQEKHFSSGYPLQIPVDDGSDEPVSETSDAKSTPTTEDATAPLVEEGDHEDQGGVEQHGEIPEGTTAEEAGVGATPNLEDHAAGDATQGEPSSPQLQPGPGERLGEAAQSSSQGPERGPGLQRPPLPREDAKAPTRIEVTIPIPLDMYQGCGAGELRGQAVTEGLPGAGGGHKEGPPCAPVKEDSGRDRDEDRDVDEASAQGLPSPGQQRLSPGHEKGSGPAQKIREERDGEEKSRGVPRDSPGEAPLGEAEPHGAGQDQEETRRLPGGEGAPGLSEPSGSTSQKEAEAKEGGESGPVLGTARLPAEEEGDVKDKEAPLEEAQDAGGRQTPRRKAADKGSRVPLLKGRVDKEGTEADEKKPKRCSPCPASPPGSVPPLQHAAPPKAAPSPASRAAPSPASRAAPSPASRAAPSPASRAASRASSPASRAVQGTGAKGPEARGGSKTGAARAGQAQRNSSNATRIPAKTPTAPKTPPSSGRKEQKKPPPAAAKTEKGSPRRWQWFAPRRNRPPRPRPARRPPPRPCPTSKTSSPKSAPPIT